The Hermetia illucens chromosome 2, iHerIll2.2.curated.20191125, whole genome shotgun sequence genomic interval TCCTTCGCACATTTCCATAACAATTTCCTGCTTCTCACAAGCGAATATTTGCCCTGGAAAGACTTTCGGTAGTATAGAACGTGGGCAAGTggagtatcgaatgaaaggtctcaattgagGCTTTCCACaggaaatattcgttttgacattggttacaaAGGCGATAGGTGCGGAGTCCGAAAGGGGTCACTTACTtgaagaacccattctcagggaCAACCcattcgaaaaatctgaaaaaaaaatcatggtggtcTATGCACTTGGTATCtaggccccccccccccctccgttacgatatctgctcaaataaagttgataatagcatGGTATTGGTGGTCAAATGATAGTAaaatccataataagaacaaatagaggtgatgagagggcgcttccttgatgaacaccaacaaaggtacgaagcggttttgatacactcgccacacttcgaactttacttttcagattgtggtagaacaattgaacccagcacacgagttcttctggtactaagtgatgtcgtagagcatatcagatgagttcgtgtggcacacggtcaaacgctttctctagatccagaaatgcaatgtaaaaaggacgatgcttctcacggtatttgtccatgagtaaccgcgcagcgtgtattgcgtcagaatttgttgacaaatccggcttgattcacgattatttcaacgatttcgcgaatacagttgtcaagaatgcgttcaaaaatcttcctgGTATAAGAATGTAACCGGAtggggcggtaatttgaacattctgccgggctacctttctttttccatattggaaatgtggtactttcttgccagtcaggtggtgttctaccttcctcggTGACCTGATTGacgaattcactgaaccacaattTCTGGTCCCagatcttcgctttccagagcgttCCCCGGTTTCATTCGTGTTATtgtttccttgacttcagttgcgctaacagATGGAACTACTCCAAATGCGATGATTGTAGaagttttcacccacatgaccattaaggtccccTGAAATTATGATATAGTCATAAGCAGGTATGTTACAGGTCTTTGTATCGAGAAGCTGCCAGAAataatcaggtcgacctgtttgtggtgcgtacgcggtgaagaagtgaatagttcaAATAGccgatataatagtgagctccatcagccgatcatgaaatcgttcgacttctttaatggcgtgaAGGAAATcgtctgaaatggcaatgccaaaaccatattgagtgtgtgggctaccgaaATAGAAGtttttagccatttttaccgggtCCGCGATCTGTCGCAGCTTCTGGCATCTGACTATCTGGttccttgcagagcgcagatatcattgtgccttttccgaagggctcttgccaattcctcggtcttttcagttaCCGTGCCAATGtttagcgtgcaaacacgtatttgtatttctcggactaacttactcacGTTCTGAAGCTGTCCATTCGTCCAAAACCCTTTCCTTACAAAGTCTATTTAACATGCAAACAATTTACCAAATGGACTCTGTTTCGAATATGAATTTTACAAAATGATACGTAATCACCATCCtgcaactgaatttttgatgctaATGTACCCCGGCTGCAACGGGTAACATCACACGCACATCCTGCGATACTGAAACAAATGtgggatattctgttagatggGGCCATGTTGCTTGTTTACTTCAGAAACACTCCATGCAAGGTAAACAAAAATCATTTCGTTTAGTTCGTAGATTTTATTGTAATTCGaattatcaatttatatattctaCATTTAAGATTTCCACGCACTCAATATATAACAGTTCTCAAATGCAAAAAGTGAAATACATTTCAAATTCTCAGAAATTTGTATTCCAAACTGGCATCTTCCCCCAGACGTTGAAAGCGTGCCTTCCCGCTTTCGATTAAACTCAAGTTGTACAAAATTATTTTGCTTTGGCGGACGCCGCTTCTCGCTCGACGGCCCTTTGTTTCGCTTTTTCGTAGAGAGGCATCAACTGACCTTGTTCCGCCAACATTTTCAGCAGTTCCACAATGAATGGAAGATAGTTGTGTTTGCGGCGGATGTTCTCGACCTGTGGAAGTGGAAATAGTCGGTTGCAAGTGAGTAAGGGAAAGTGTTGAGTAAAAAGGGAATTAAATGCTTTGGAAAGGCAACTCACCTTGTATCGCTTCTTCTTTGCGATTTCGTCCTCGATAAGCGACCTTAGCCTGGCAATTTCGTTTTGCTTGTCGTCCGTGTCCATAGCATTCTCAGGCGAGTTCAGAAGTTCGTCGATCTTCTTCTGGTAGATCATTTGTCGGTCCGAAACGATGGCCATGAGGTTGAAGTGGATCTCGCCTTCGCTGTACTTCAACATGCGCTTTTCAATGATCGGCCGCACAACATCCACCCAATTCTGGTTGGCGCCAACAGGACCCAAGTCCACTGGTCCGCTCTTCAGTCCGTCCAACTCGTACAGGCGCCCATCAATCGGGATGTACCCAATGAAGTGGAAGACATCCTCGTCCTTGTTTTGATTCTTCGAATCCAATTCAAATAGTGTTTGTCGGGCGAACGAGTTGTGGACGGTGCGGATTTGCGAGGCGTTACTGAGGCTGAGTCCTTTGGTGTAGGCGTCGAATGTCTGGCAGAATTCCTGTAGAAGCGGAAGTTAAGTGAGAACGGTCTGTGATTGTAAGCGTGAATATGTTTACCTTGAATTCAGACAGCGTGTTACCAAGTTTCACGTCGGCATGCTCGCAGTTCAACAAGATACTCAGAATAGCTTGAGTCGCGCAGGCATTGTTGATGACTTGTTTCGCGAAGAAAATCTTATCCAATCGACTGTCCTGGACAATGGAACCGGCCGGCTCGTCGTCCTGTACCCACTTGAAGAGGAATATCAGACCGTGGATGGGTTCCAAGTTCTTGAAAGAGTCTGCGTCCAAACTCCAGAGTTCTTCCACTTGAACTCCCTCGCAACCTGGCAATGTAGAAAACAAAAAACCCGCATTAGGCGAACCTTCAAATTACCGGCGATTGTGACCGCGTATTTGCTTGTAGATGTTGAATTTTACCAAATTCTCGTATTAATTCCGTGAATACGCCTGGATCGCTCTCAATTAGACACCAATTTCCAGCACTATCAGTCATTTTTGTAGAATAATGTTCGCAATCAAAGTGAAACTTTACGACAGAGTGATATTCACGAATGGTACGAAAATGACGTTTGATATTTTTCGTTGATGTGCGCCTAAGTGATGGCAGCGCTATTGGTGAGCATGGCGACAGTTAAAATGTGAAAGTGAAGCGTCTAGTTTTTGAGGAATTGCGGGTTACTTGGAGTAAATATGTGCTTTTGGGTTTATCCTTATCTTTATTTCAATTAGCTGCTACAACTTTCGTCTATTTGTTTATtgaagttgaaaaattaatttcgaTTCCCCATTCCCTTCCAAACTCAATATCTGAAGAAAGTCCCCGCAACCACTCAACAGTTTGAGGAACACCGTACACAAGTTCGCGGCCTATGAGAAAATCTCTGTCGTCTTCGTATCTGTGTCGTGTTCCGTGTAAACTTTTGGGCAAATAGAAGATCCTTTCTGGCATTTTTACGCAGTTCGTCACCACCGAAGCAGTCGTGGCCGCCCATGCAAAATGTCCGCGATCCCCGTGCAGTGATATCCCTGGTGTATTTTGTGGGAAATTCGCGGTGGCAAAACCAAGTGCAACGATGTAAATCCGAAATTCGGTCAACGTTTGCAAAAAAGAAGACAACGACGTCAGCGACGAAGACGGTGCGAAGGTGTTGTGCTCGCGTGCGAACGAGAGAGAAGAAGTGACCGCGGAGCGCGGACTGAGTGCAGAAGATTTTTCGTGTGGCGGCTGACGATATTTTACGTTTGAGTGGAAGCGAAAAAGGTGGAGGATTCGGTGTAGCCGGCAAAATGGTCGTTTCAAAGGATGGCAAGCGGAAGCGCAAGGAGTCGCCGATCGTTGATTCATCGCCGGAGATCCCGAAACGGTACGTTTTGTAATAAACCCGGGTTGGAAGAGGATTGGTCGCGTGTGGGGCTGTCAGTGGTGTCGGCACCGCGGTTTGTGTGGTGCATTTTGACAAATGTCGGCCTCCAATGAGCGCCACGGCTCCGGCGTATCTGCTGCTGGCCGAATGGCGAATCTTCTCGCCcgagttcacttcatttgctGGCAATTAACACTTTTCAGATGGTGAATGGTGTTCAGCGAGGCTGATTTACGGTTTCCGGCTGGAAACTGGGCGGCTTATTGGGCGCTTTCATTGTTTCGATAATTACGCATTTTATCTCTTATTAGAATCTTTTCAAGCATCACTTAATATTGTGGCGTAGACTGCGATGTTTCTTCACCCAAAAATCGCCTTGGTCCCACGCTTCAATCTCTGCGAATTGCAAATTTCGGGTAATTCCGTTCGCGTACCTGGGCCGGAAAGTGCGCTCTTAATTGCCAGCACTTTCTTCGTTTTTTATAGGTCCATGTCTCGCATCTTGATTGAGAACGATGGAACAGAATCCGAACAAGAATCAATCGCGAAATTGGGATTTCCATGCGATTTGCTTGAAACTGAGACGGATAAAAACTTCTAGACGCAGAGAACAATAGGCCGCATTCCTAGCCGGGGGAAGCTTTGCAATTTCCCATTGTTAACACGTTGTACCTAAATTAGGTTTGCCTTGTGGTTGTAAACCATCGGGACTTCCAATAATCAATAAAATTGAACGCGATCATGATCCCTTTCCTATTTGCAAGTGCAGGAAAAGCGATCTATCAACTTTCTAAATATCGCAACTGACGGCCTTTCTTCCAGAGGTCAGTTGAATTGGGGAATTATTCTTGCTGAGGCAGTTCCAAGTGAGGCGCATGCAGCAACCGCGTAAACACGTCATTTGAAGCATCGCAGCATTGGTTGTTGCCTTTCCGAGTAGCTCTTCAACTCCTTGTGGTACCACACTGAGAGTGTAATGAAGGGAGCAATGTAGTTTAACCCTCCAAGTGGTAAAGAGTTACACGCTTCGAATCCATTCGCGGTTTCGAGCTATCAAGTCCTGGGGACcgctgaaacgcatttcagagAACCATGAACGATGACGTGTA includes:
- the LOC119649883 gene encoding ubiquitin carboxyl-terminal hydrolase isozyme L5 — encoded protein: MTDSAGNWCLIESDPGVFTELIREFGCEGVQVEELWSLDADSFKNLEPIHGLIFLFKWVQDDEPAGSIVQDSRLDKIFFAKQVINNACATQAILSILLNCEHADVKLGNTLSEFKEFCQTFDAYTKGLSLSNASQIRTVHNSFARQTLFELDSKNQNKDEDVFHFIGYIPIDGRLYELDGLKSGPVDLGPVGANQNWVDVVRPIIEKRMLKYSEGEIHFNLMAIVSDRQMIYQKKIDELLNSPENAMDTDDKQNEIARLRSLIEDEIAKKKRYKVENIRRKHNYLPFIVELLKMLAEQGQLMPLYEKAKQRAVEREAASAKAK